One window from the genome of Planctomycetia bacterium encodes:
- a CDS encoding ABC transporter ATP-binding protein: MHTDVPREIAGSTALIRFDNVSKWYGNVIGLNNITLSIGPGVTGLLGPNGAGKSTFLQLVTGQLKPSKGTVHILGQIPWNNPGLYRHLGLCPEQDAFYEWMTGWQFIYAFAKLRGLTGTDAKEAARKAIEYVQLTDAQNRAIGGYSRGMRQRIKVAQSLVHQPKVIFLDEPFTGTDPVARRQLMDIILKLASEGKSIILSSHVLHEVQGLTQQIILINRGRLIAEGNLRDIRELIDKYPHRIVLIADQVRELSAALVRHPDVQGITVQDKDSRVIAETKSPDLFYSRLPELLQSQSLRVSELYSEDDNLEAVFKYLTN, from the coding sequence GTGCATACTGATGTTCCGCGTGAAATCGCTGGATCGACTGCGCTGATCCGTTTTGACAATGTGTCGAAATGGTACGGCAACGTTATCGGCCTGAACAATATCACGCTCTCCATCGGACCTGGCGTTACCGGCTTGCTTGGCCCCAATGGCGCTGGCAAATCGACTTTTCTGCAACTGGTCACAGGGCAACTGAAGCCCAGCAAGGGAACGGTTCACATACTGGGGCAGATTCCCTGGAATAACCCCGGGCTGTATCGTCACCTGGGTTTGTGCCCGGAACAGGATGCGTTTTACGAATGGATGACCGGCTGGCAGTTCATTTATGCGTTTGCCAAGCTGCGTGGACTGACAGGCACCGACGCCAAGGAAGCTGCTCGGAAAGCGATTGAGTATGTTCAACTGACTGACGCACAGAACCGGGCGATTGGCGGTTATTCCCGTGGCATGAGGCAACGCATCAAGGTGGCACAGTCGCTGGTGCATCAACCCAAAGTCATCTTTCTGGATGAGCCATTTACCGGCACTGATCCGGTAGCACGTCGACAATTGATGGATATCATCCTCAAGCTCGCCAGCGAGGGAAAAAGCATCATTCTGTCGAGTCATGTTCTGCATGAAGTGCAAGGACTCACCCAGCAGATTATTCTCATCAACCGAGGCCGGCTCATTGCCGAGGGCAATCTGCGAGATATCCGCGAACTGATTGACAAATACCCGCACCGGATCGTGTTGATTGCCGACCAGGTGAGAGAATTGTCAGCAGCCCTCGTCAGGCATCCGGATGTTCAGGGGATCACAGTACAGGACAAGGATTCGAGAGTTATTGCAGAAACTAAAAGTCCCGATCTGTTCTATTCAAGACTGCCAGAATTGCTGCAATCGCAGTCACTGCGGGTGAGCGAACTTTATTCGGAAGATGATAATCTCGAAGCGGTGTTTAAGTATCTGACGAACTAA